In the genome of Myroides phaeus, one region contains:
- the pgi gene encoding glucose-6-phosphate isomerase: MLKSINPSGTQSWKELRNHFGDMEFVQMQKLFEKDPQRANSLSVKWEEFLLDYSKNKVTDETLSLLFDLAKEVGLKDAINAMFDGFKINATEDRSVLHTALRDFSDNKKIEIEGEDILLDIKGTRKRIKDFTEKVLNGEYLSATGQKFTDVINIGIGGSDLGPKMVVNALVNYRNDLGIHYISNVDDDYLHSVLKQLNPATTLVLIVSKTFTTQETIENAKRIKSWIEKELVGKDFNKHFIGVSASVEEAEEFGLYKENIYPMWDYVGGRFSLWSAVGLSVALAVGYDNFEALLKGAYEMDNHFQSAEFESNLPVIMALLSVWYNNFYGYETEAVVPYSQVLEKFPAHLQQMIMESNGKNKDRSGIPVNYQTGTLIWGEVGVSAQHAFFQLFHQGTKVIPIDFIGFVNPFVEGNSSHDILMSNFFGQSEALLKGKSGEVYESDNSEFLSNFREFCGNKPSNTLLISKLTPKNLGALIALYEHKTFVQGVIWNIYSFDQFGVEYGKVLAKNIQNEIKTKNISKHDSSTVFLLDYYLNNRK, encoded by the coding sequence ATGTTAAAAAGTATAAATCCGTCTGGGACTCAGTCTTGGAAAGAGTTGAGAAATCATTTTGGAGATATGGAGTTTGTTCAAATGCAAAAACTTTTTGAGAAAGATCCTCAAAGAGCTAATAGTTTGAGCGTTAAATGGGAGGAGTTTTTGTTAGATTATTCTAAGAATAAAGTTACAGATGAAACATTGTCGTTATTGTTTGACTTAGCCAAAGAAGTAGGCTTGAAAGACGCGATAAATGCAATGTTTGACGGTTTTAAAATCAATGCAACAGAAGATCGTTCTGTATTGCATACAGCATTACGTGACTTCTCTGATAATAAGAAAATTGAGATTGAAGGAGAAGATATATTATTAGATATAAAGGGAACTCGTAAGAGAATTAAAGATTTTACAGAGAAAGTTTTAAATGGAGAGTACTTATCAGCGACTGGACAGAAGTTTACAGATGTAATTAATATTGGTATTGGAGGATCTGATTTAGGTCCTAAGATGGTTGTAAATGCATTAGTGAATTATAGAAATGATTTAGGAATTCATTATATATCGAATGTAGATGATGATTATTTGCATTCAGTTTTAAAACAATTAAATCCAGCTACAACATTAGTTTTAATTGTTTCTAAAACCTTTACTACTCAAGAAACAATTGAAAATGCTAAACGTATTAAAAGTTGGATTGAGAAGGAACTCGTTGGAAAAGATTTTAACAAACACTTTATAGGTGTATCTGCTTCAGTTGAAGAAGCTGAAGAATTTGGACTATATAAAGAGAATATTTATCCAATGTGGGATTATGTTGGAGGAAGGTTTTCTTTGTGGAGTGCTGTTGGTTTGTCTGTGGCTTTAGCAGTTGGATATGATAATTTTGAAGCTTTATTAAAAGGGGCTTATGAAATGGATAATCATTTCCAAAGCGCGGAATTCGAAAGTAATTTACCTGTAATAATGGCGCTTTTAAGTGTTTGGTACAATAATTTTTATGGATATGAAACAGAAGCTGTTGTTCCGTATAGTCAGGTATTAGAAAAGTTTCCTGCTCATCTTCAACAAATGATAATGGAAAGTAATGGAAAAAATAAAGATAGAAGTGGAATACCTGTTAATTATCAAACAGGAACTTTGATTTGGGGAGAAGTAGGTGTTTCTGCACAGCATGCTTTTTTTCAGCTATTTCATCAAGGAACAAAAGTTATTCCAATTGATTTTATTGGTTTTGTTAATCCTTTTGTTGAAGGAAATTCAAGTCACGATATTTTAATGTCTAATTTTTTTGGACAAAGTGAAGCATTATTAAAAGGTAAATCTGGAGAGGTTTATGAATCAGATAATAGTGAGTTTTTAAGTAATTTTAGAGAGTTCTGTGGTAATAAACCATCAAATACATTGTTGATTAGTAAGTTAACGCCTAAAAACTTAGGGGCATTGATTGCTTTATATGAGCATAAAACCTTTGTACAAGGTGTAATTTGGAATATTTATAGCTTTGACCAGTTTGGTGTAGAGTATGGAAAAGTTTTAGCTAAAAATATTCAAAATGAAATAAAAACCAAAAATATCAGTAAACATGATAGTTCTACAGTGTTTTTATTGGATTATTATCTGAATAATAGAAAGTAG
- a CDS encoding DUF3108 domain-containing protein, producing the protein MKKRLFLLVAFLISTSYLFAQTLPKAFDTGEYLKFRISYGIFNAGIATLKLTDTVYNGIPVYHAKGIGYTTGVPKAFFKVYDNYESYFEKKSVVPHRFIRKIDEGGYTKDQDGVFNYKTMKVLVHDKEKQTKKEYSVVKDVQDIVSAFYYLRKYPGLNTMKQGESVEIDMFFDGEVFRFKLKYLGEEILKTKFGRTKTLKFRPYVMAGRVFKEKESLTVWVTADNNKVPIRIKASLAVGSLKADLEEYKNLVSKLEFEK; encoded by the coding sequence ATGAAAAAACGTCTCTTCTTACTTGTTGCTTTTCTTATAAGTACAAGTTATTTATTTGCACAGACTTTGCCAAAGGCATTTGATACTGGTGAATATTTAAAATTCCGCATTAGTTATGGTATATTTAATGCAGGGATAGCTACTCTGAAATTAACAGACACAGTTTATAATGGAATACCTGTATATCATGCAAAAGGCATTGGATATACAACAGGTGTGCCTAAAGCTTTCTTTAAAGTCTATGACAATTATGAAAGTTATTTTGAAAAGAAAAGTGTTGTTCCTCATCGTTTTATTAGAAAAATTGATGAGGGAGGGTATACTAAAGATCAAGATGGTGTTTTTAATTACAAAACAATGAAGGTCTTAGTTCATGATAAAGAAAAACAGACAAAAAAAGAATATTCTGTTGTTAAAGATGTTCAAGATATTGTTTCTGCTTTCTATTATTTGAGAAAGTATCCAGGTTTGAACACTATGAAACAAGGAGAGTCTGTTGAAATTGATATGTTTTTTGACGGTGAAGTTTTTCGTTTTAAGCTAAAATATCTTGGTGAAGAAATTTTGAAAACTAAGTTTGGGAGAACAAAAACATTGAAATTTAGACCCTACGTTATGGCAGGTAGAGTTTTTAAAGAAAAAGAAAGCTTAACAGTATGGGTAACTGCAGATAATAATAAAGTTCCTATTCGAATAAAAGCAAGTTTAGCTGTTGGATCCTTAAAAGCAGATTTAGAAGAGTATAAAAACTTAGTTAGTAAGCTTGAATTTGAAAAGTAA
- a CDS encoding M23 family metallopeptidase, producing the protein MKQFIYSIMVSLALFSCKNTEEPTIEPQVEDENAEEVVAELYGFNLKDYVLVEDTIRSGDNLGKIFGNNNLNATEVHDIVSKVKDTFNVKNIRVGQPYALVKYKKEKEKLAAFVYHPNISGYQVIDLRDTIHAYTKTYPVTIKRRTVASTIDGSLSLSLSKEGVDQSLATKMSQIFAWSIDFFKLQPEDRFAVTIEEKYINDTIYVGISKIDAAYFRYRGKDLYSFPYKRNGAKGVDYYDEEGRPMKSMFLKAPLKFFRITSKYSKNRFHPVQKRWKSHNGTDYAAPTGTPIMSTASGVVERAGYTAGNGNFVKVRHNGTYSTQYLHMSKILVKVGQYVDQGQTIGLVGSTGLATGPHVCYRFWKNGVQVDPMGQALPNSEPMDKKNIPAFKEHINPLKAELDKTISEKFKEE; encoded by the coding sequence TTGAAGCAATTTATATATAGTATAATGGTCTCGTTGGCACTTTTTTCGTGTAAAAACACAGAAGAGCCGACTATTGAACCACAAGTAGAAGATGAGAACGCAGAAGAGGTAGTTGCCGAGTTATATGGTTTTAATTTGAAAGACTATGTATTAGTTGAAGATACCATTCGAAGCGGTGATAATTTAGGAAAGATTTTTGGTAATAATAATCTAAATGCTACTGAAGTACATGATATTGTTTCGAAGGTAAAAGACACGTTTAATGTTAAAAATATTCGTGTAGGACAGCCGTATGCATTAGTGAAATATAAAAAAGAAAAAGAAAAGCTTGCTGCTTTTGTGTATCATCCAAATATTTCAGGTTATCAAGTTATCGATTTGAGAGATACTATTCACGCATATACAAAAACTTATCCAGTTACCATAAAAAGACGTACCGTTGCTTCTACAATTGATGGTTCTTTATCATTAAGCCTTAGCAAAGAAGGAGTTGACCAATCGTTAGCAACTAAGATGTCACAAATATTTGCTTGGTCAATAGACTTTTTTAAGTTACAGCCAGAAGATAGGTTTGCTGTAACCATTGAAGAGAAGTATATAAATGATACTATTTATGTTGGTATTTCTAAGATTGATGCAGCATATTTTAGATATAGAGGAAAAGATCTGTATTCATTTCCATATAAAAGAAATGGTGCAAAAGGTGTTGATTATTATGATGAAGAGGGAAGACCAATGAAGAGTATGTTTTTAAAAGCTCCTTTAAAATTCTTTAGAATTACATCAAAGTACTCTAAAAATAGATTTCATCCTGTACAGAAAAGATGGAAGTCTCATAATGGAACGGATTACGCTGCTCCAACGGGAACACCAATTATGTCAACAGCATCAGGTGTTGTTGAAAGAGCTGGTTATACCGCAGGAAATGGTAACTTTGTGAAGGTTCGACATAACGGAACATATTCGACTCAGTATTTACATATGTCAAAGATATTAGTTAAGGTTGGGCAGTACGTTGATCAAGGACAGACAATCGGATTAGTCGGAAGTACAGGGTTAGCAACTGGACCGCATGTGTGCTATCGTTTTTGGAAGAATGGGGTTCAAGTTGATCCAATGGGGCAAGCATTACCGAATTCTGAGCCAATGGATAAAAAAAATATTCCTGCGTTTAAAGAGCATATTAATCCTTTGAAAGCGGAATTAGATAAAACGATTAGTGAGAAGTTTAAAGAAGAATAA
- the hppD gene encoding 4-hydroxyphenylpyruvate dioxygenase produces MSREVKSVEFGLEKIFEGAQDFLPLLGTDYVEFIVGNAKQAAHFYKTAFGFQSLAYAGLETGVRDRASYVLVQDKIRIVLTTPLTAESELNNHIVEHGDGVKVVALWVEDARKAYEETISRGARSYMEPIVEKDEFGEAVRAGIYTYGETVHMFVERKNYKGIFLPGFVKWESDYNPTAVGLKYVDHMVGNVGWNEMNTWVNWYEDVMGFVNFLSFDDKQINTEYSALMSKVMSNGNGRIKFPINEPAEGKKKSQVEEYLDFYNGPGVQHIAVATDDILSTVGLMKSRGVEFLSAPPQAYYDDIPRRLGSHMDMMKEDIKELQKLGIMIDADEEGYLLQIFTKPVEDRPTLFFEIIQRMGARGFGAGNFKALFESIEREQEKRGTL; encoded by the coding sequence ATGAGCAGAGAAGTTAAATCAGTAGAGTTTGGCTTAGAAAAGATATTTGAAGGAGCACAAGATTTTTTACCTCTTTTAGGGACAGATTATGTAGAGTTTATTGTAGGGAATGCTAAACAAGCTGCGCATTTCTATAAGACAGCTTTTGGATTTCAATCGTTAGCTTATGCTGGCTTAGAAACAGGTGTTAGAGACCGTGCTTCTTATGTTTTAGTGCAAGATAAAATTAGAATTGTATTAACAACTCCTTTGACTGCAGAGTCAGAATTAAATAATCATATTGTTGAACATGGTGATGGAGTTAAAGTTGTAGCATTATGGGTAGAGGACGCTCGTAAAGCATATGAGGAAACGATAAGTAGAGGCGCAAGGTCGTATATGGAACCTATAGTAGAAAAGGATGAATTTGGAGAAGCTGTTCGTGCTGGTATTTATACTTATGGTGAAACAGTTCATATGTTTGTTGAGCGAAAAAACTATAAAGGAATATTCTTACCTGGATTTGTAAAATGGGAAAGTGATTATAATCCAACTGCAGTTGGATTGAAGTATGTTGATCATATGGTAGGGAATGTTGGATGGAATGAAATGAATACGTGGGTTAACTGGTATGAAGATGTAATGGGCTTTGTGAATTTCTTGTCTTTTGATGATAAACAAATTAATACAGAATATTCTGCGTTGATGAGTAAAGTTATGTCTAATGGGAATGGGCGTATTAAGTTCCCAATTAACGAACCTGCAGAAGGAAAGAAAAAATCTCAAGTAGAAGAATATTTAGATTTTTATAATGGACCAGGAGTACAACATATTGCTGTAGCTACTGATGATATTTTAAGTACAGTCGGGTTAATGAAAAGTAGAGGAGTCGAGTTTTTATCAGCACCACCACAAGCTTATTATGATGATATTCCTCGACGTTTAGGATCTCATATGGATATGATGAAAGAAGATATTAAAGAGCTTCAAAAGTTAGGTATTATGATTGATGCTGACGAAGAAGGGTATTTATTACAGATTTTTACTAAGCCAGTAGAGGATAGACCAACTTTGTTTTTTGAAATTATTCAGCGAATGGGAGCTCGTGGATTCGGAGCAGGTAACTTTAAGGCCTTGTTTGAGTCTATTGAACGTGAGCAAGAAAAAAGAGGAACACTTTAG
- a CDS encoding patatin-like phospholipase family protein, whose translation MRKLILLILVSIVANTVIYGQSQEEKRPKVGLVMSGGGAKGLAHIGVLKVLEEQGVKVDYIAGTSMGAIVGGLYASGYTASELDSIFSSIDVSALIRDYIPRLSKSFYEKKNDEIYALTLPFDKFKIGFPKALSRGMYNYNLMNQLLAHVRDVRDFSKLNTPFLCIATDLETGEGIVLDKGYLPQAILASGAFPSLFAPVLIDGHNLIDGGVVNNYPLEELRKMGADIIIGVDVQDGLKNMDEIEGAPDLLLQISNYSTINQMKGKQPHTDIYIKPDIVGYTVVSFDEGRAIIDKGAEAANKVIDELKTVGGNPNVLKEQYVPKYTDSIQVSDININGLEKYTRRYVYGKLGFKPHSKISFEQLSKGITQLNGTENFSSISYVFNKDGDEDSLDMELVENPVQRYLKLGIHYDALYKSAALVNVTQKNLFTKSDVASLDVGLGDNMRYNFNYFVDNGFYWSVGFNSKFNQFKRDLPYNMLLEAGGVVEMDNPPSMFGINYADLENRLYFQTFYQQKYLLSIGVEHHFFDIRSKTLNTADSRFDRSHYLGGFANVVVDTYDNKYFPRKGFLFKGEYKNYFYSSDYLGNFENFSSITGQIGYAARITNKLSVDLKSKLGAVIGTLPTIGFGYFLGGYGFAERDNIVPFYGYDLLGIGGDSYIMGSVQFDYEIFKKHHINISANYANAGDDIFNSGDWFTKTRYTGYAVGYGMQTIIGPIEAKFTYSPDTGKTYSVFSVGFWF comes from the coding sequence ATGCGTAAGTTAATACTTTTAATATTAGTTAGTATCGTTGCAAATACAGTGATTTATGGTCAATCTCAAGAAGAGAAAAGGCCAAAAGTTGGTTTGGTGATGAGTGGAGGTGGAGCTAAAGGATTAGCACATATTGGAGTATTAAAAGTTTTAGAAGAACAAGGAGTAAAGGTAGATTATATTGCAGGGACAAGTATGGGAGCTATAGTTGGAGGGTTGTATGCTTCTGGTTATACAGCTTCTGAATTAGACTCTATTTTCAGTAGTATTGATGTTTCTGCATTAATCAGAGATTATATACCTCGTTTATCTAAATCTTTCTATGAGAAAAAAAATGATGAAATTTATGCATTGACATTACCTTTTGATAAATTTAAAATAGGGTTTCCTAAAGCGTTATCAAGAGGGATGTATAATTATAATTTGATGAATCAGTTGTTAGCTCATGTTAGAGATGTCCGCGATTTTAGTAAGTTAAATACACCATTCTTATGTATTGCTACAGATTTAGAAACTGGAGAAGGTATCGTTTTAGATAAAGGATATTTGCCTCAAGCAATTTTAGCAAGTGGAGCTTTTCCTTCGCTATTTGCTCCTGTGTTGATAGATGGGCATAATTTAATAGACGGAGGGGTTGTCAATAATTATCCTTTAGAAGAATTACGTAAGATGGGTGCTGATATTATTATTGGTGTTGATGTTCAAGATGGGTTGAAGAATATGGATGAAATTGAAGGAGCTCCAGATTTATTGTTGCAAATTTCAAATTATTCTACGATTAATCAAATGAAAGGAAAGCAGCCCCATACTGATATTTATATTAAACCAGATATTGTTGGATATACAGTAGTATCTTTTGATGAAGGTCGTGCTATTATTGATAAAGGAGCAGAAGCAGCAAATAAAGTAATTGATGAATTAAAAACAGTAGGAGGAAACCCTAATGTTTTAAAAGAACAATATGTACCAAAGTATACGGATTCTATTCAGGTCTCAGATATTAATATTAATGGTCTTGAGAAATACACAAGACGCTATGTTTATGGTAAATTAGGTTTTAAACCTCATTCTAAAATTAGTTTTGAGCAATTGAGTAAAGGTATTACACAATTAAACGGAACTGAAAACTTTAGTAGTATTTCCTATGTGTTTAATAAGGATGGAGATGAGGATTCGTTAGATATGGAATTAGTAGAAAATCCTGTTCAACGTTATTTAAAATTAGGTATTCACTATGACGCTTTATATAAATCTGCTGCATTAGTAAATGTGACTCAAAAGAATCTTTTTACTAAGAGTGATGTAGCTTCGTTAGATGTTGGGTTAGGTGACAATATGCGATATAATTTTAATTATTTTGTCGATAATGGATTTTATTGGAGTGTAGGGTTTAATTCTAAATTTAATCAATTTAAGAGAGACTTACCTTATAATATGTTGTTAGAAGCAGGAGGTGTTGTTGAAATGGATAATCCTCCTTCAATGTTTGGAATTAATTATGCGGATTTAGAGAATAGATTATATTTTCAAACTTTTTATCAACAAAAATATTTATTGAGTATAGGGGTTGAGCATCATTTTTTTGATATTCGTAGTAAAACTTTAAATACAGCAGATTCTCGATTCGATCGTAGTCATTATTTAGGAGGATTTGCTAATGTTGTTGTTGATACTTATGACAACAAATATTTTCCAAGAAAAGGGTTCTTATTCAAAGGAGAGTATAAAAACTATTTTTATTCAAGTGATTATTTAGGGAATTTTGAAAATTTCTCATCTATTACAGGTCAAATAGGATATGCTGCACGTATTACAAATAAACTTTCAGTTGATTTGAAATCAAAACTTGGTGCTGTTATAGGAACTTTACCAACAATTGGTTTTGGTTATTTCTTAGGAGGGTATGGATTTGCAGAGCGAGATAATATTGTTCCTTTTTATGGTTATGATTTATTAGGTATTGGAGGAGATTCATATATAATGGGGTCTGTTCAGTTTGATTATGAGATATTTAAAAAGCATCATATTAATATTTCAGCAAACTATGCAAATGCAGGAGATGATATATTTAACAGTGGAGATTGGTTTACTAAAACAAGATATACTGGTTATGCAGTAGGATATGGTATGCAAACTATCATTGGTCCAATTGAAGCTAAGTTTACTTACTCACCAGATACAGGAAAAACATATTCGGTATTTTCAGTTGGTTTTTGGTTTTAA
- a CDS encoding tryptophan 2,3-dioxygenase family protein: MEEKTIIDLYTDLEDRFDELGLKTETHIKGMLYAKPLTYWDYIQTDALLNLQTQRTIIPDEMVFIMYHQVNELLFKMVLWEINQVSNCEDDKLTIELFKEKINRISRYFDMLTSSFSIMKDGMSKDQYLQFRNTLAPASGFQSSQYRLIEFACTDWYNLIDKRFVDTLKENISEKEALEYLYWQAAGKDYRTGEKSYLLKAFEDKYCEIFVKAMKDYEKTNLWQKFVMLPEAARSDKELIQAMRHLDKTINVTWVLGHYHTAEKYLDDDVKGVKEATGGSDWKKYMLPQYQKRIFFPELWSKEEIDNWGLV; this comes from the coding sequence ATGGAAGAGAAAACAATTATTGATCTATATACGGACTTAGAAGATAGATTTGATGAGTTAGGATTGAAGACAGAAACTCATATAAAAGGAATGCTCTATGCTAAGCCTTTAACATATTGGGATTATATACAAACAGATGCATTGTTGAATTTGCAAACACAGAGAACAATAATTCCTGATGAAATGGTGTTTATAATGTATCATCAGGTTAATGAATTATTGTTTAAAATGGTACTTTGGGAAATTAACCAAGTTAGTAATTGTGAAGATGATAAGTTGACGATTGAATTATTTAAAGAGAAGATTAATCGTATAAGTAGATATTTTGATATGCTAACATCTTCTTTTTCCATTATGAAAGATGGGATGAGTAAGGATCAATATTTACAATTTCGTAATACACTTGCTCCAGCAAGTGGTTTTCAAAGTAGTCAATATCGTTTAATTGAGTTTGCTTGTACCGATTGGTATAATTTAATAGATAAACGTTTTGTTGATACATTAAAGGAAAATATTTCAGAAAAAGAAGCGTTAGAATATTTATACTGGCAGGCTGCAGGCAAAGATTATCGAACAGGTGAGAAGTCTTATTTATTGAAGGCATTTGAAGATAAATATTGTGAAATTTTTGTTAAAGCCATGAAAGACTATGAAAAAACAAATTTATGGCAGAAATTTGTAATGTTGCCAGAAGCGGCTCGTAGTGATAAAGAATTAATACAAGCGATGAGACATTTAGATAAAACAATAAATGTGACCTGGGTATTGGGGCATTATCATACAGCTGAAAAATATTTAGATGATGATGTGAAAGGAGTTAAAGAGGCAACAGGGGGGAGTGATTGGAAGAAGTATATGTTACCACAATATCAAAAACGTATATTTTTTCCAGAATTATGGTCAAAAGAGGAAATAGACAATTGGGGATTAGTTTAG
- a CDS encoding homogentisate 1,2-dioxygenase, with translation MPLYHQLGEIPPKRHTIFRKPNGELYYEQLFGTIGFDGMSTNMYHEHRPTQVKKILGQYSVAPKIAKANNIQSYRLKGFQVKPEEDFLKSRKAVLTNSDCTIVLSAPLKSTDDYFYKNTDSDELIFIHRGTGTLRTMLGNLTFKYGDYLLIPRGVIYKIDFDTEDNRLFIVESRRPIYTPKRYRNWFGQLLEHSPFCERDIRRPNHLETHNEKGDFLIKVRKQDEIFDMVYATHPFDVVGYDGYNYPYAFSIHDFEPITGRVHQPPPVHQTFETDAFVICSFVPRLYDYHPDAIPAPYNHSNIDSDEVLYYVDGDFMSRNDIEAGHISLHPAGIPHGPHPGAAERSIGKKSTEELAVMVDTFKPLMLTEEAMEIADEQYYQSWLDPEI, from the coding sequence ATGCCATTATATCATCAGTTAGGAGAGATACCTCCTAAGCGACATACTATTTTTAGAAAACCAAATGGAGAGTTGTATTATGAACAGTTGTTTGGAACTATTGGATTTGATGGAATGTCAACTAATATGTATCACGAACACAGGCCAACTCAGGTTAAAAAGATTTTAGGACAATATAGTGTTGCTCCAAAAATAGCGAAAGCTAATAACATTCAATCTTATAGATTAAAAGGATTTCAGGTAAAACCAGAGGAAGACTTTTTAAAAAGCAGAAAGGCTGTTTTAACCAATAGTGATTGTACTATTGTATTGTCAGCGCCTTTAAAATCTACCGATGATTATTTTTATAAAAACACAGATTCTGATGAGTTGATTTTTATTCATCGTGGTACAGGAACCTTGCGCACGATGCTTGGAAATTTAACTTTCAAATACGGGGACTATCTTTTAATCCCACGTGGTGTTATTTATAAAATTGATTTTGACACTGAAGATAACAGATTGTTTATCGTTGAGTCAAGGCGACCAATTTATACTCCAAAACGTTATAGAAATTGGTTTGGACAACTTTTAGAACATTCTCCATTTTGTGAGCGTGATATAAGAAGACCAAATCATTTAGAAACTCATAATGAAAAAGGAGACTTTTTGATAAAAGTAAGAAAGCAAGACGAAATTTTTGATATGGTTTATGCTACACATCCTTTTGATGTAGTAGGCTATGACGGTTATAATTATCCTTATGCGTTTTCTATTCACGATTTTGAACCTATTACAGGAAGAGTTCACCAACCACCTCCTGTTCATCAAACATTTGAGACAGATGCATTTGTAATTTGTTCATTTGTTCCTCGTTTATATGATTACCATCCAGATGCAATTCCTGCACCGTATAATCACAGTAACATTGATAGTGATGAGGTTTTATATTATGTAGATGGAGATTTTATGAGTAGAAATGATATTGAAGCAGGACATATTTCTTTACATCCAGCCGGTATTCCACATGGTCCTCATCCTGGTGCAGCAGAACGTTCTATAGGTAAAAAGAGCACAGAGGAATTAGCTGTAATGGTAGATACTTTTAAACCATTAATGTTAACAGAAGAGGCAATGGAAATTGCAGATGAGCAATATTACCAATCGTGGTTAGATCCAGAAATTTAG